CATTATATTTGAATATAATATTTGGACAATATTCATTATTCACAATGAATTGTTACAACtactttctttttatattttcttttaatttacaaTCAATCAATGTCATTActgtttttgaaatttaatagaaacaatagaaacgaaattgataataataataatatatataggatAAGAACGAAATATGAGAGAGATGCATGATGAAGATATATTCTTCTTAAAAGAAACAAATGAAGAAGTAATGaatattaacattaaaatttcatgtttatcttaattaaaaaaaaataataaaaaaatatgatattaaaaGTGATATTAAAGTGATGAATATTAACATTACTTGGGAGAATAAGCAGAGAGAAAAATCTGGAGAAGAAGAGAAGTGGTATAAcggccaacaaaaaaaaattagagggcATACGATTCTGTTATATATATTGGaatgaaaaagagagagaagagatgAGATATAACTGGGTTTTGGATTGacaacatatattatatattattattctcaGCTAGCTctgatataaaataaaaaaaaaaagttaaaataaaacaaaagctaaataacaaaaaaaataataaataaaaaaagataaaaaataaaacaaaagctaAATAACAATTGATCTATGGATCACACCAATTAtagtaataataagaaaaaaaaaaagaagaggaagaaatcATCAAAAATTTCACAATGTTGTCTTCTCATTTTCTTGTGACCACTCTCGATTCAAGCGAATGAGCTAATGTTCTTTGGCCTTTTCGAGTCTGAGTTTGCCTCCTTTCCAAGCGCAGCCATTGTACTAGGAATGTCAATCTGGGCTATTTtcgcgggccgggccgggcccccGGCCCGACGGGCCGACCGTGGCCCGAATTAATCGGGCTCTTATCGGGCTTCGGCCGGCCGGCCGGCCGGTATATATTATTTCGGGTCGGGCCCAGCCCGGCCcggttttaaatattaaaaaaaaaaaaaaaaaatcccaaattctaaaaaaatcccTAAATCTCAGACTCTCACCTTCGACTTCTCTCTCTCCGACGACAGAGCCCAAGCACGCCCCAGTTCAGATACACCCAAACCCCGTCCAAAGTCCTCCATCTCCGAAATCTTCCATGGTAAGTCCTTTACTCTTAACTCTTTTTGGGCTTCGATTGGCTTTCTTTTGTATATTCAGGTTATGAAGAATTCTTGGGGTTCTTTTTCTGGTTAGGGGTTCTTTATCACCTAGACTACTCTCTCAAAAAAAACCTTCGCCCAGATGGCCTTCGCCCAGATGGCCATACCTTAAGTACTCTGCTTCATGGGCTTTGTATGGAAGGCTCCATGGTTGAAGCCCTGGAGTTGTTCCACAGAATCTTAGACAAGGAACTCCCATGTGATGAGTTTGTTTATGGGGTCATCATTAATGGGCTTTGTAGAGCCGGAGAAACTAGGGAGGCATTTAAGGTGCTTAAGCAAATTTACCACCATCCCAAACTCAATCCCACTCTTGAATGTTTCAATCCCATCATTGATAATCTTTGTAAAGAAGGGAATGTAGTTAAAGCCAGAAGCCTATTTCAGGAAATGATCAGTTGTGGTCTGACACCAGATGTTGTAGCTTATAATTCGTTGATTAATGGATTATGCAAATTTGGTGATTGGGTTGAAGCCAATGGAGTCCTCACAAACATGATTGGTTCTGGAATTTCACCAGATGTATATACTTATGGTATAGTGATTGATTCTCTTTGCAAAGAAGAGAAAATTCAGAAAGCAATTTCATTGTATGAATCTATGACTAAAGAAGGTGTAGAACCTAATGTTGTCATATATAATTCTCTCATTACTGCCCTTTCTAAGAAAGGAAAAACAAAGGAAGCATTTGCCCTCATGGGAAAAATGACTAATAGAGGTCTAAAGCCTAATGTCTTTAATTACAGTTCTTCATTTCTACAGGAATCTATATTTTCATAAGACTGTTAAGGCAGTAAATCTCTAGAGCTGACTAATAATCAAGCTTGTCAcccttaattatattttacttttGCAATCTGACTATATTATGTGGTCTTCAAACATCAATTATTGGCTCCATTTGATTTACtctgttttatatttttttataggttTTGGCGTTTTGCAAGTGTTTGAAAAGAATTTGAGTCAAGTGGAACTTTCAATCTCGATTCATCGgaggtatatattttttttttataattgctttattatattacatataattttatagaagagtttgaatatcttatatattcatccatagtgaagtaggttctgcgaaatTTGTGTGCTGCGGTGATATAAGGATGATAAATTGTGTGTTATCtgattatttatagttaaaattGACAGATGGTTAGGTTAATAAAATAGGGAAAATGCTGTCCGATTTTTCGTAGATATGTTTATCATGGTTTTAAGGCAATTGCATggattaattgatatatatGAGAATATGGTGTTAATGTAGGTTAAAATAGAATGTCTGGTCAAATTGATTCTAATTTTGAGGATGATGTTGATTTTGTGCCATCAACTACAAATGAAGTACAATCTGTTAGCAATACAGTAGATGAAACTCAGAATCAGAGAAAAAGAACTTCTCGTGCATGGGATCATTTCACACGGGAAAAAATTGATGGAAAAATTAAAGCAGTTTGCAAGTATTGCGAGCGTAAGCTGGTGGGAGAAACTTCTAGTGGGACTAGGCATTTAAATTCTCACGTGAAAACGTGTCCTGTAAGAAAGGCCCAACTTGCCGCCAATCCTAGTGCAACAGCAAGCCCTTcggtttcttttaattttgatcCTGATTTAGCAAGGACCAAATTGGCTCAAATGATCGTTAAGCACGAATATCCCTTGTCTATGGTTGAGCATAGCGGGTTTATAGAATATTCAAGCACTTTATGTCCCATGTTTCAAATGGTGTCAAGGAATACAATTAGGTCAGACATTATGAAAATGTATAAAACTGAGAAAGAAAAGTGCAGgcaaaatttggaaaaaagtAGGAGCAGAATAGCCATAACCAGTGACATGTGGACTGCAAATCATCAGAAGAGGGGATATATGGCTGTAAAGTAGCATTTTATTGATGATTCTTGGAACTTACACAGTCAGATATTGAGTTTTAAGTATGTTCCGTGTCCTCACGATGCTCCAGCACTACTTGAGGCCTTAAGATCTTGTCTTAATGATTGGAAAATAGAAGACAAGATCAGTACAGTGACTCTCGATAACTGTACTGCCAATGATTCCATGATTGATCTTTTGAAAGGACAATTTGAGCTCGATGTTTTATTTTGAAGGGAAAGTTGCTACATGTGCGTTGTTGTGcacatattttaaatctaattgtCAAAGAAGGCTTATCTGTCATTGGTGATAGTGTTGACAAAATTCGAGACAGTGTTGCTTATTGGTCGGGCACACCAAAAAGACATGAAAAATTTGAAGACACTGCTCGTCAACTTGGAGTACCATACACCAAAAAAATATCACTTGATTGTGTAACGAGGTGGAATTCAACTTTTCTAATGCTTAGCACAGCTTTATCCTACAAGACAGTATTTGAACGTGCAAGGCTGCGGGAGTTGCGTTTGAGGTGTGCCCCTTCAGAAATTGATTGGCAAAATGCTCAACAATTGTGTGATAAGTTAGAGTTGTT
This Cannabis sativa cultivar Pink pepper isolate KNU-18-1 chromosome 6, ASM2916894v1, whole genome shotgun sequence DNA region includes the following protein-coding sequences:
- the LOC115694970 gene encoding pentatricopeptide repeat-containing protein At1g62670, mitochondrial-like — protein: MVEALELFHRILDKELPCDEFVYGVIINGLCRAGETREAFKVLKQIYHHPKLNPTLECFNPIIDNLCKEGNVVKARSLFQEMISCGLTPDVVAYNSLINGLCKFGDWVEANGVLTNMIGSGISPDVYTYGIVIDSLCKEEKIQKAISLYESMTKEGVEPNVVIYNSLITALSKKGKTKEAFALMGKMTNRGLKPNVFNYSSSFLQESIFS
- the LOC133039241 gene encoding zinc finger BED domain-containing protein DAYSLEEPER-like → MSGQIDSNFEDDVDFVPSTTNEVQSVSNTVDETQNQRKRTSRAWDHFTREKIDGKIKAVCKYCERKLVGETSSGTRHLNSHVKTCPVRKAQLAANPSATASPSVSFNFDPDLARTKLAQMIVKHEYPLSMVEHSGFIEYSSTLCPMFQMVSRNTIRSDIMKMYKTEKEKCRQNLEKSRSRIAITSDMWTANHQKRGYMAVK